The Oleomonas cavernae genome includes the window TAGTTCTGCCATTTCAGCGACAGCTCGGCCCGCGCGGTCGAGGTCTGGCTGATGATGTCGTATTTGTCGAAATTGAGATTGCCGTCGTCATTGCCGGCCGAGATCAGCTTGCCGCCGTAGTAGTAGCCGTAGTTGCGCGGGTCGCGATCGGCCATGCGCATCTGGGCGCCGGTCGACAGCGAGACGATGACCGTACCGGTTACCTCCTCGCCCAGCTCGAAATCATAGGCGAGTGCCGTGGCCGAAAGGCCCAGGGCGCAGGCGGCGGTCATCATCAGTACCGGGCGCCACTTGAAGGTCTTGGCGTTCATGTCCCCTCCCCCTTCGCGGCCGGCCACCCCGGGGGCGACACGGCCACGTCTGTCGTTGGTTTCTTCAGGTCTCAGCGGGTGCCCATGCGGCGGATGGCGTCGGGCGAGAATTTCGAGGGGTCGATATCCTGGACATTCCAGTCCAGCATCTTCTCCTCGTTCTTCAGGCCGAAGACGACATAGCGCCCCGACTGCAGGTCGTAATTGGCCTCCAGCGCCGAGGAGCACAGCGGCAGGTCATAGTAGTTGACCTGCGGCGCATCCTGCACCCGCCAGAGCTGACCGCGGGTATCGAAGGCATCGACCGCGGCGATATTCCAACTGTCTTCGTCGAGGTAGAAGGTGCGCCGGCCGTAGACGTGGCGGGTGCCCTCCTTCAGCTTGGAATCGACCACCCAGACCCGGTGCAGCTCGTAACGGCTGAAGTCCTGGTTGAGGTGCAGGGGCGACAGCAGTTCCTTGTACTTGTGCTTGTCCGACATCAGCTCGTAGGCGTTGTAGCCGATGTACATTTCCTGGGACGGTTTCAGTTCGAAATTGTAGCGGTCGGTGGCGCCGTTATAGACGTCGAACTGGTCGGTTGTGGCCAGGCCGTCGGTGTTGAACAGCGGGTTGTCGTAGGACAGTTCGGGCGCGCGCAGCACCCGCCGGGTGCCCGGGTTGTACTGCCAGGCCTGGCGCGGCAGCTCCTTGGCGTTGATCGTGTCGAGCACCAGCACGATCGAGCCGGCGACACGGGCCGGCGCCGTGGTGATGTTGAGGTACGAAATGCCGATATTGTTGAGCTGCTTGATGTCGGTGACATCGCCGATGGTGGCGAGGCCGGGGCCGGAATAGTGGATGATGCCTTCGTCCTGGTTCTTGAACATGCCGAAGGAGCCGTCGCGGTTGACCGCGGCCGAGGCGAACCAGCGGCGGAACTTGAAGCCGCGATAGCGCAGGCGGTGGTTCCAGATCGCCTCGACCCCGTTCTGCGGGATCGGGAAGGGAACGCCCAGGAT containing:
- a CDS encoding DUF1329 domain-containing protein, translating into MTKSSIAAAGMVLAMLAASPALAKVPQAQADRLGKDLSLIGATKAGNADGSIPAYDGGITRPPAGYTPGMHHVSPFAADPVKATITGQNMGQYAGKLSVGQQAMLKTYPTYKLPVYQTRRSCSLPERVYEASKRNAVTATMTEDQNGLNDAILGVPFPIPQNGVEAIWNHRLRYRGFKFRRWFASAAVNRDGSFGMFKNQDEGIIHYSGPGLATIGDVTDIKQLNNIGISYLNITTAPARVAGSIVLVLDTINAKELPRQAWQYNPGTRRVLRAPELSYDNPLFNTDGLATTDQFDVYNGATDRYNFELKPSQEMYIGYNAYELMSDKHKYKELLSPLHLNQDFSRYELHRVWVVDSKLKEGTRHVYGRRTFYLDEDSWNIAAVDAFDTRGQLWRVQDAPQVNYYDLPLCSSALEANYDLQSGRYVVFGLKNEEKMLDWNVQDIDPSKFSPDAIRRMGTR